CTCCAGCTCAGGCTTTGAATCTGTTTTTGGAAGCTGAAGTTTTGTCAGCTTTCTGGCCTCACCACTACCTTCTCCCCGAAGGGAAATTGCTGAGCTTGACACCTCAGACATCCCTGACCACCCCTTACCCCATCCTCTCATTGAAGTTGTTGGTATTTCTCCTGGTCTTAGGCTATTTGGGACCTCTTTTTTGGGTCATGAGGGCAAGCTTTAAGAAGGTCCTTATGGCCTGgcgtggtgttgcatgcctttaaccccagcactcatgtgacGCACCctggaggtaaagacaggaggatctctgtgagtttgaggctagcctggtctacagagatagttccaagacaaccaaaactactacacagagaaaccgcgtctcagaaaaacaaaacacacacacaaagtcctcGAGGGCCTGCTAAAGATTGTATGAGCTGTCTGACTGAATGAAATGGAAACGAAACCAAAGGCTAGGAGGGCAGTATAGAATAGCAATAATCCCACCGAGGTAGACTATGATGAGACCAGAGTCTGAGGGAAGATAGGCTTACATAGAGACATCTGAGAGATAAACTCAGCTAGGTGGCAGGAATTGGGTGTATGTATTTGTTGGCTCTTCTGATTAGTCTTTGCAAAGCAAACTCTTGGTTgctcttttgtttatttccttcttaGCACTTTTCACAGCCTGTAATTACTTTGCTTATGTACTGCTTCCATAAAGCAAATCCATGTAAACTAAAGTAGGGCTACAGCTCTGATCATCCTTAGTGGAGGCAGTGCCTGCCACTTATCAGATGCTTTCAGTAAAACTGAGGCCTGAATGGATATCTCAGGgccaaaacaaagacagaatcccTTAAACAGCGGCAGAGGGATTAAGATTCTAAAgtgaagcctttaatcccagcactctggaggcagaggctggtggatctctgagttcaaagccagcctggtctacagagtgagttccaggactgacagacacagacagatagcTCTATGTAGACAGTCAGACAGTCAGacaaacaggcagacagacagacagagctacatagagaaactatcttttttttttttttttgcttttgtttttcaagacagggtttctctgtgtagctttggagcctatcctggcactcgctctggagaccaggctggcctcgaactcacagagatccacctgcctctgcctcccgagtgctggaattaaaggcgtgcatcaccaaagcccggtgagaaaccctatcttgaaagcaaaaacaaaaccgtGAATACAAACCCATTGTACAGTCCCAGAGCAGGTAAATCAGGCTCCGAAGCGTGCTATTCTATAGTGCCCAAAGAGGGCAGCACTAGGCTAGAACTGCGGGCTGTGCTCCAGAGCAAGAGACGCTTACAGGAGACCGCCCGCGTCGGTGACGTGCACTGAGGTAAGTTTGCACCACCCCTGCCTTTCCTCTCTCAGCTGGAACGCTGATCCTTGTTGCTCAGACAGAGGTCTCCGGATACCTGGCCTCCACTCCGACTTCAGTATATACCCAGaaggatgaagaaagaaaggagctgCCTTTGGCAGGACAAGTAGTCACTACGTGGACGGGGtagcagagaggaaaaaaatgaagaggagCATGCTCGCACCTGCTGGGATGACAAACACTACCACCGCGCCTTTAAGGACCCAGCAGGAGGCGTGGCCGGACAGAGGGAGGAGTTTTCAGGTGACGTGAGGCAGAGCAGAGGGCGGGGCTTCTCCAAGCCTGGCTGCCAGGAAAAGGGCGGAGCTCGCGATGACGAGCCACCCGGGAGGGGGCAGGCGTTCATTGATAAAAACGCCGGGCTCCCTCGGGCGCGATCGCAGAGTAGAGAAACCAGGCAGCGCCACGCGCAGCCGGGGCCGGGCGGAACCGAGAACCAGCTCGGGCCGGCGCTACGCCGCGCCGCCCGCATGGAGCCCGCCGCCGGCCTCTTGTCCCCGCGCCCCTTCCCGCGCGCGGCCGCCCCGCCCGCGCCCCCCGCTGGTCCGGGGCCGCCTTCTAGTGCCTCACCGCGGTCGGAGCCTGAGGTGCTGGCCGGGTCACCGGCGCCGGACCCGGGTCGCCTCATCACCGATGCGTGCAGCGGCCGTACCTACATCAAGGGCCGCTTGTTGGGCAAGGTAGATCACGGGGGCTTTGGGGTGGCGCTGACGGAGGTGGAGGGGAGCCCTCCGGGCCCGACCCTGTCTCTCCGGGAGCTCCCGGACCGAcgcatcctcctcctcctccccctagGGGGGCTTCGCCCGCTGCTATGAAGCCACTGACACCGAGACCGGTGTAGCCTACGCGGTCAAAATCATCCCGCAGAGCCGCGTGGCCAAGCCGCATCAGCGCGAGAAGGTGGGTCCAGGCCCTGAGGACCAGGGGTAGGGAGGGGATGGTGGCGTGTGAACCCTGGAAGGATGATGATCTCGCGCTCTCGTCGCAGATCCTAAACGAGATCGAGTTGCACCGAGACCTACAGCACCGCCATATCGTTCGCTTTTCGCACCATTTCGAGGATGCTGACAACATATACATTTTCTTGGAGCTCTGTAGCCGAAAGGTCCGGAGTAGAGGGGATTCACCGGGAACAGGGGTGGGAAAGGAAGTGGCTCCTAATATCCAAAGCTGGGTTCCTGTCACCCTTAAGCAAGCACAGATGGAGGGCGGGTCTGGGAAGGCAAGCAGGGGCTGAAACAGTGGCTTTCTGCAGTCCCTGGCCCACATCTGGAAGGCCCGGCACACCCTGTTGGAGCCAGAGGTTCGCTACTACCTGCGCCAGATCCTTTCAGGCCTCAAGTACTTGCACCAGAGGGGTATCTTGCACAGAGACCTCAAGCTGGGTGAGATTCCTGGGTCTGGGTGGAAGGTGTGGGGGGtatggggagggaagagagggagtgaAGAGTCTGACACTTCTCTCTGCAACTATCTAGGAAATTTTTTCATCACGGATAACATGGAGCTGAAGGTGGGGGATTTTGGGCTGGCATCTCGGTTAGAGCCCCCTGAGCAGAGAAAAAAGTGAGTGAGGGGATGATGGCCGCGGTCTGTATGTGACACAGATGATGTGCGGTGTGACAGTGTGACAGTGTGCGTGTGGACAGCAAGGTGACATGATGTATGCTTGGGATAAACAGGGCTGGGGTGACCGGCTGTCTGTATGTGTGAAGGTAAAGGTGGCATCCTAGGGCAGCCTTATGAATGTGTGGCCCAGATGGACGAGGACTTGCGTCCCTGACACAGATGGGAGTCTAAGGATTTTTGGAAAATGTATGGCTGATCCTGTGTTGGGTGGGGAAAACAAGCCAGGCTGTGAGCATATGTATATAAGACAGACTGAGTGTGGGAATCACAGGATGTGATACCCTGTGTGTCTAAGAAGACCCCTGTGACAGGCTGTCTGTAACACAGATCGCATGTGTGGCAGGTGAGTGTTTTTGGAGGGTATGACAGCTGGTGTTGGTTGTGTGCAGCACAGACCGTGGGAGGTGACAGCCTAATGTGTACTTGACAGAAGGGCGTGGGGGAAGGGACCAGTCATGGACCCTCTGTATTGACCTTGGGAGAGTAGGCTGTGATGGGGTCAGGGCCTCCTCCTGTCCTGCAGAGCAGCTGAGCAGCTGGACTAGACTGGACTCAGCTGCCATTCTCAGCATCCATTGTCCCAAGACAAGCAGGAGCTCTCTGGCCTTTGGTGACAGGCAGCTGCTTTGTCTGAACTCAGCAGGGGCAGGAATGGGGGCGGGTGTTGGGCTGGGTCTGAGCCTTCCCCTCTCCACCCTACCCTCTTTCAGGACCATCTGTGGCACTCCCAACTATGTGGCCCCAGAAGTGCTGCTGAGACAAGGCCATGGCCCCGAGGCAGACGTGTGGTCACTTGGTTGTGTCATGTGAGTGCCAAAGTCATTGGCAGACTGGTGGTAGATGCATGGATGGGGTGTTCCCACTACTTGACGTCTGATCTCCCATTCCTGGGCACAGGTACACACTCCTATGTGGGAGGCCCCCATttgagacagctgacctgaaggaAACATACCGCTGCATCAAGCAGGTTCATTACACGCTGCCTGCCAGCCTCTCACTGCCAGCCCGTCAGCTCCTGGCTGCCATCCTTCGGGCTTCACCCCAAGACCGCCCCTCTATTGAACAGATCCTGCGCCATGACTTCTTTACAAAGGTCTGTGGTTCTCCAGATAGCACGGTTCCGTCTGCATGACCTCAAAGGATAAATGGGAGCAGGACCCTTGGGGGTCTCACTTCTCTGTTTGCATGGCTTTCTTCCTCAGGGCTACACCCCTGATCGGCTCCCTGTCAACAGCTGTGTGACAGTCCCAGATCTGACACCCCCCAACCCGGCAAGGAGTCTGTTTGCCAAAGTTACCAAGAGCCTGTTTGGCAGGAAAAAGAACAAGAGTGAGTCAGGTGTCAGTGGGTTGAGGGTATAGGGCAGTAGAATGTTGGAGTGGCTTGTTATATTTGTTTGAGTCAGTGGTACCAGGTGAGGGTGCCTGTAGACTCTTGGGGAGAACATGTGTTGTCTAGGCACTTGGGAAGACCTGCCTGTATGAACACTTTAGGAAATGTGGTCAGGCAGGACACTGAGGGCTGTATTCTCCCTCACCACCAGATAAGAACCATTCTGAGGAACGGGATAATGTCTCCTGCTTGGTGAGCGGCCTGATGCGCACATCCATCGGTCATCCAGATGTCAGGCCTGAGGTGAGGTGCTCACGTGAgcattattcccctgactcaccCTGACCCTAGCAGCTGAGGGAAGCCCAGCATTAAAAGGCTGATGAAGCATCCAACCTCGTGGTGGCCTAATTGGCTGTGTCTCATTAGCCAGCTGAGGGTGACCTGGGGTGCCCTGAGAGCCATCAGGGACAGGGCTGGCCCATCAGACTTTCAAGGATTTGGATTCTGGGTCCTAATAGCACTCCCTCTCTGCTCAACTGTCCAGGCTCCAGCAGCTGCAGGTCTGGCCCCTGTCAGCTTGGTAGAAACAGCTGCTGAGGACAGCTCACCCCGTGGGACACTGGCAAGCAGTGGAGATGGTGAGGAGCCAGAAGATGAGAGGTGCTGGAGGTGGCTGGGGTGGAGACCAGGGGCCAGAAGGAAGTAGCTGGCCGAGGGACATGACCTGGGCCCAAGGAGGCTGTTTGTTGGCTGAATGTCAGTGCCCTCTGTTCCCTCAGGATTTGAAGAAGGTTTGACTGTGGCCACAGTGGTAGAGTCTGCCCTCTGTGCACTGAGGAACTGTGTGGCCTTCATGCCCCCAGGTAAGGCTGGGCTCTGGTACATGTGAATAGTTTGGCAAGTTCTTTTTGACCTAGAGGCCAGGGGAATGTTTTCACTCCCTCCTCTCCCGTAACAGCGGAACAGAACCCAGCTCCTCTAGCACAGCCAGAGCCTCTGGTGTGGGTCAGCAAGTGGGTTGACTACTCCAACAAGTTTGGCTTTGGGTATCAGCTGTCCAGCCGCCGTGTAGCCGTGCTCTTCAACGATGGCACACACATGGCCCTGTCAGCCAATAGAAAGTAAGTGCTATGCTGGGGTGCTTTGTATTTAGTCTATTGTACCAAGCAGGGTTGCACCttggtgtgtgtttctgtgttcaggggtctggggGTTTCAAGTCCAAATGGGAGGAACGATAATACCAGGCTCCTCTCTGCATCTGCACTTTCAGGATTGTACACTACAACCCCACCAGCACGAagcacttctccttctctgtggGTTCTGTACCTCGTGCTCTGCAGCCTCAGCTGGGCATCCTGCGGTATTTCGCCTCCTACATGGAGCAGCACCTCATGAAGGTGTGTGGGCTGCTGTGGGGGCCTGGAGGGGGGCTAATGCATCTTGATTTCTTCTGGTTCTCCACTGTTGGGGATGGGGAAAGGGATGGCTCAAAGATAGTGGCTGATCATGTAAGGGCAGGAGACATCCATAGGGAGAGACCCAGCCCATGCCAGTCTAGTGACCTGACCTGCCTGTTCTCTCAGGGCGGAGACCTGCCCAGTGTGGAAGAGGTAGAGGTGCCTGCCCCGCCCTTGTTGTTGCAGTGGGTCAAGACTGATCAGGCCCTACTCATGCTGTTTAGTGATGGCACTGTGCAGGTAAGAGCCCATCCTGGAGTTGGAGGGAAGGTCCGGTAGGCCCAGGGTTCTGGGAAGGTATATGGGTCTGGTGTCCCAGCCCTGAACACTGTTACCTTCTGTGCACAGGTGAACTTCTATGGGGACCACACAAAGTTGATCCTCAGTGGCTGGGAGCCTCTCCTTGTGACTTTTGTGGCTCGAAACCGCAGTGCTTGTACTTACCTCGCTTCCCACCTCCGGCAGCTGGGCTGCTCCCCGGACCTGCGGCAGCGACTGCGCTACGCACTGCACCTGCTCAGGGATCGGAATCCTGCTTAGGTTCTAACCTGCAGAGCAGGctgtgatccagaccccaagccTGTGCCTGAAAGGCTCTGGCCCTTGCCTTTGTGGCCCCTCCTGTCCCTTTGGTGCCTCTCTGGGGGATCTGGGCTGAATCCCCCAGGCAATCAGGGACCAGCTTTACTACAGTTGGGGATGGCCTgcccttcctgtctcttcccccttctccctgaGATAAGCCTGAGCCTTAGCTCCCAGTTAGGGGGCATTATTTATGGACCACTTTTATTtattaacagacatttatttattgggaTGTGAGCCCCAGGGGGGCCTCCTCCTGGGATAATAAACTGTTTTTCAGAACTTGAAGGGCTTGTCATTCCCAGTAGACCGCGTGGACAGTAGCCACGGCAAACAGTGAAGTGTTGGTGAAGGTAGCAGAGGCCAATCCATCGTGCACAGCATCCCACAGTGCGCGGCTGACCACGTGCACGCCCTGTTTCTCGCGTGGCCCCAGCACCACACTGCATACCAGTTTGTAGCGGGGTAGGCAGAGCTCCCGCACACGCATGCGTATCTGTTCACACAGCGCCTGTGCCAGTTTCCCCGCCTCACTACCTGAGTAGCACACATTGCTCAGCCCTGCGTGCAGTGCTGCCTCCAGGACACACTGAGCGCTTGCAGCTTCCCAGCGCTCCCCCGGCGCTGGTTCTGTGCGGTATGAGGGTGCCATCCTACGGGCAGGCACCAGAGGTAGCCCAGAAAAGCTAACTCGTGAACCAAAAGGGGGCATTGGGCCCAGGGATGGTCGTCGACCTCCAGTACCTACTAGGGGTCCTGCCAGTGAGTTGCGGCGTGAAAAGGATGGGTGTAGGCTCAGCAGGGAGCCACGACGGGAGGCTGGGCCTGGGCCTACAGGTCGGGTCTCATCAATGCTGGGCAGGTGACCTCCAGACTTCCCTGGTGGTAATTTCAGAGCCAGGTCTTTGGTAGTCTCCTCTTCCTGGCGACCAGATAGCAGAGTCCTGCCAGCCATGGATCTGCCTGCTGGAAGATCCACACTGAGGAGTGGCTCTCACTGGCTGAGATCTCTCTACACCCAGCCTCTTGCCTAGTGAagttgagtctctctctctctctctctctctctctctctctctctctctctctctgtctgtctctcgtgtgtgtgtgtgtgtgtgtgtgtgtgtgtgtgtgtgtgtgtgtgtgtgtgtgtgtgtttgagacagtctcacgtGGCCTCCAACTCTGtaactgaggctggctttgaactccatcTTCCTGCCTACAACTCCTGAGTGATGGGACCACAGAATGTGCAACCTAGGACACTAGAGGCATATATTGCCATGTCTAACTCTTCCATATCCGTTTACTTGTATCTTTGGAACAAACAGATCAAATTGGGGGTGCATGGACTGTTTAGGAAAGATTAGTAGCTTTGGAGATGTAAGCAAGGGAAAGGGTTGCTTAGTTTCTGTTCGTAGAACCTCTCTCTACCCAGAGTTCTTTTCCCTCGGTCACTGTGGAGGATGACTGGGTGAGCAGTAAATCCACttcctttttccccctcccaCTTGATTTCACCAGCAAAATGGGGACATGAAGCTGGTTTCTGGGTTTCTTCAATCCATAGCCAGAAGGGACAGACCCAACTCCGTCACTCCCATAGATCTCTCTAGCCTCAGAAGTATAGGACTTACTCATCTTCCCTGCTCTAAGTAAGGTGTGACTTATACCCCCCTTGACCTGCTGCAGGCGACAAGTGAAGCAACATCCATCCTCTTCCTTAGGTCTCTCACCCCATCAGAATCATCTGTGGGATGGATGCCCTCTTCTCCTGAAACTCCCTCAGGCACCTGACTCACCTGCTGTCTTTGGCCTCCAAGTTCTGTTGGCCCCACAGTCTTTACTGAGCTTGCCTGACTGGCCTGTGGGTGGGAAGGCTTGTGTTGTGCAGTTACCATGGGGCTGCTGTGGCAAGCATACCTTTCCCTCCCAGAACTCCTCCCTCCAGCCAAACTTTGGAATAACCTAAGTGTTACTGGTCTGAGCACCTGCTGAGGGGAGGAAGGATGCCCTGAGTTGCAGGGAGGGGTCCCACAGGGGCTTGGAGTTCTAGAGCCTCTCAGATGAGAGGCGGGTGTAGAGAGGTACACTCATCAGAAATGTACTTGCTTTTGAGCCATTATTTCTTATGAAGTGGCCAGTCATCAGACCTGGCCATCTGTGAACAAGTTACAGGGGCCTGGGATATGCTAAAGCCTTAGACTATGGGGGCGGCTTCTTAGGAATCCAGCATCTGGCCTCACAGGAAAGAGTACGTCATGGTTTTACATTCTCCCATCAGCCTCAACAAGGACAAACATTTCCGCTTCAGGGCAGAGCTAGGGTGGGGCTTGGATGACTTCCTTACTTCAGAGCTGTGTGCTGAGGAGGGGAGGCCTTTGGGCTCAGTGGGAAAGACCCAGGTCTGGCATAGCCATGACTCAATGGTGAATCTAAGTCCAGTCTCTTGACTTCTGCTGACCCACTCAGAAGCCCTGGGACTTGTCTCCAACTGGCCATACTGCCTTCATGCCCCAGTATCTAGTATATAATACCTTTCTCCCTAGGACCGATTGCTTCTGAGGGATGCCAGGGGCTGTGTGCTGTTTGTTAGAACTGACACCTCACCTCTCCTACTCTGGGAGGCATGGAGTTGCTTCCCACCCCCCCAGGCAAACTAAGTCTGAGCTCTGAGAACCACACTTAGGGGTGAGAATTTTCCCTGATGAGGTGATGTCTCAGGCTTGGCTATCCCGGTTCTAAACTGAACCTATAGGGGAGGGATTAGGAAGGCAGGCAGAGGTCTTGAATTCCAAACCCAGCATAGGCAGGAGACAGCACGAGGACCCTTGAACTCTTCTTAGAGCTCTTCTACCAATGAAATATTTTACTGGGCTGATAGGGAGATGGGCGGGGCCTCCCCAGGCTCAGCTcctgtttccatggaaacccACAGGCTTCCCACCCAGCCGCTGTCTGGGCAGGCTCCCAATCTGGGCCTCATCCACCACCAGCTTCTCCGGAATCCAAGGCTTTTCCAACCTCAGCTTCTTTGGGTCCTCTCTGTGCCTGCAGCCTTTACTGAGCTTCTTTAGGGACCTGGGCCTCTTCTTAAACTTTAGTTCCTCACAAACAGGCCTCCACAGCTTCTGCTCTTCCTCTCAGGCCTCTCTTGCCTCACTAGCTCTTGGCCTGGCTGGGCCTACTAGGCCATTCCCCACTTTGTTCTGTTGCTCATCCCACATATGGAGAACCCAGGACTGGCTGTGCATGGACAGGCTGCACCCTTTTCCACAGCACTACGAAGCCTTGTCAACAATCCCCGGTACAGGTGAGGCAgtgtcccccacccctccccttaGTGGGTTTTCCCTAGCTGGCTCTCATGGGTCTATGAATTTGAGGAGGCTAAGGGTGAAGTGGCCAGGAAAGAGCACTTGGCCTCCCTGGTGAACTCAGCCTATGAGGAAGCCGAGTAGCAAGTATGTTTACTGGCCTGTGTCCATGCTATCCTGAGTCACAGGTGAGGGCAGTGGGGGATAGAGAGGAGGGCAGCTGTGTGAACTCAGACAAAGCCATTTGCTCTTTCTCTGGACAGAGGAAGGAATCCTTAATGCCCTCGGCTGTGAAAGGTGGGATTTGACTTGACTCCCTCCCTTGGGTGTTCAACTAAGTGATGGGACTTCTTTCCTTGAAGAGACAGGAACAGAGGACTCTAGGGATCCCTAAGAGGAAGAGAGCACAAAGGATTAGGTCAGAGACCCAGACAGGAAGTAGTTGA
This DNA window, taken from Cricetulus griseus strain 17A/GY chromosome 2, alternate assembly CriGri-PICRH-1.0, whole genome shotgun sequence, encodes the following:
- the Plk3 gene encoding serine/threonine-protein kinase PLK3 isoform X2; amino-acid sequence: MEPAAGLLSPRPFPRAAAPPAPPAGPGPPSSASPRSEPEVLAGSPAPDPGRLITDACSGRTYIKGRLLGKGGFARCYEATDTETGVAYAVKIIPQSRVAKPHQREKILNEIELHRDLQHRHIVRFSHHFEDADNIYIFLELCSRKSLAHIWKARHTLLEPEVRYYLRQILSGLKYLHQRGILHRDLKLGNFFITDNMELKVGDFGLASRLEPPEQRKKTICGTPNYVAPEVLLRQGHGPEADVWSLGCVMYTLLCGRPPFETADLKETYRCIKQVHYTLPASLSLPARQLLAAILRASPQDRPSIEQILRHDFFTKGYTPDRLPVNSCVTVPDLTPPNPARSLFAKVTKSLFGRKKNKNKNHSEERDNVSCLVSGLMRTSIGHPDVRPEAPAAAGLAPVSLVETAAEDSSPRGTLASSGDGFEEGLTVATVVESALCALRNCVAFMPPAEQNPAPLAQPEPLVWVSKWVDYSNKFGFGYQLSSRRVAVLFNDGTHMALSANRKIVHYNPTSTKHFSFSVGSVPRALQPQLGILRYFASYMEQHLMKGGDLPSVEEVEVPAPPLLLQWVKTDQALLMLFSDGTVQVNFYGDHTKLILSGWEPLLVTFVARNRSACTYLASHLRQLGCSPDLRQRLRYALHLLRDRNPA
- the Tctex1d4 gene encoding tctex1 domain-containing protein 4, which gives rise to MAGRTLLSGRQEEETTKDLALKLPPGKSGGHLPSIDETRPVGPGPASRRGSLLSLHPSFSRRNSLAGPLVGTGGRRPSLGPMPPFGSRVSFSGLPLVPARRMAPSYRTEPAPGERWEAASAQCVLEAALHAGLSNVCYSGSEAGKLAQALCEQIRMRVRELCLPRYKLVCSVVLGPREKQGVHVVSRALWDAVHDGLASATFTNTSLFAVATVHAVYWE